Genomic segment of Schistocerca piceifrons isolate TAMUIC-IGC-003096 chromosome 1, iqSchPice1.1, whole genome shotgun sequence:
AGAAAAAACTACTTCAGCATCATAACATCAATTGGCAAAGAAAAATCACTGCTCCCGTTGACAGATCTCAAACTTCTGGTAACGGTAAACAAATCATCTTGATGAGACATGTTCACGCATAAATATTACGTGGTCTTACTTTTACTCCATGACAAGCTAGTTACCTTTATTGTCTAATAACAGAAATTCACAGCAAAATCACCACACCTCTCGAGTAGTACACGCAATACTTCAGTTCCGACAGCGCCAAACAATTATTTACAGTGCCATATTGCAATGATGAAGCCGTTTAAAATGTGATCTTTGAGTTTTTCCTGGCAATAAGCTTCTTTAAATATATTAACACTTACTGTTCGATAGAAATTAATAAAAAGTTTTAAGGCGAATTCTATGAACattgaaatattttatgttatgaGAACAGTTCAAGGAACTCGCTTCACCGAAGCGCTGTTAACTACTGTATCTCTGACTCCAGCGTTCAGACATTTCAGTGTTTTGGCGGGTGTTGAACCgttatacaatttgtgtgtttggCGGTGTGTTTTTGCCGGCTAGCTTGAAGAAATGTATTAATGTCCGTGTGTTCCAGCCAGTTTCGAACAAAACatgaatgaaggaaagaaaatctgtTCTAGAAGAATATTGTCAGCAGTTACGTGGACTATAATATTTGAGATATTGTTAGCATGTGCTTTCCTCGCTGTTATTCACTTCGATTTCTGGAGCCCCTTGACATGGATGGTGGATGCTGTAACTGTGCTAGTTTCACCAAAAACCTGGGTATTTTTTATTCCAGTGATGACGTGTACGGTTTCATTTGGATACCTTCATGGCTCAGAGTTTGCAAACGTTACTCCTTATACTCCAAACAGAATATCGTGCATTCAGCGCACTCTCACGTTACATAATGGTTGTTTGGCACTGTCACTTTTACTGCTTAGTACGTTTTCATCGTTTTTTTATTTATCGGTAGTTAACGAGAGGTCCCCCAGTACAACAGGAACTGGTGGAAGCTCTGTGGTCGAAGAAAATCTATACCTCATTGTTGGTAGCGTGTTTGTGGGGGTATATATTTTCTTAACAGAATGTATATTACGAGCGAATGCTCTACAATATCCAGTTGTGCAACAGTTGAGGTTAATTCAAATCAAAGAAGAATTTCTCAATCTATTGAAACAATCCATAATCAGAAGTATATCACCAGTTGTAATGTTTGCCGTTTTGTATTTCATCTTTGGCAGTGCTTTAAGAAATTGTATATCAAACCTCTTGTCTTTGAAAATTGCAGGAAATGCATCTTTTAACGTCATGGCTGTATTTTACTTTTATGGGCTGACATTCTTTTATGTTTTTGCTGTCACAGCAGGCAAATACTTGTTAAACTTGCATCTTACTGAAAGATATGTGTTTCCAATTGTAATAAATGAGAGCAACACAGACAAAATTAAACTTGCAGACGCCATGGCTCTGCAACAGTTACCATTAATACAAAATTTGGCATATTTAGACCTCAAGTTATTAGCAGAGAAAGACTTGTTACGTCGACAGCAATTATATATTTTAAGTCAACCTGGTGGTCATCCATACAACTGGAATGGGGTTATTTCAGAATGTATAAAGTTAATTAAATCATACACAGAATTTATCAATTTAGCTTGTATGGAAATGTCTGGAGAAAAATGTGGTGGCGTATCTTCACAAAAGAGAGAGACTCCACAGCCAACATTACCTAAAGCTAACAGTGTGTCCATGCGAAACTTATCTTTAGTGTCATTAAATGAGTCTGTTCAAGAATCCGTGTCTCCACTTGGTAgtaatatttctttttctgatgcaaTAAAGTCATACTGGACTCAAATTGTAGATTACATATGCAAAAATACTGTGATTTCATATTTTTGTGGTGTTCTCCCAGATTCAAGACTTCACTGGACCTTATCACAAGCATACCCTGTTATTTGGGCAGCTCAAGGACTAGCTTTTATTACAACAGCATCCTTCAAAGAGGATGATTATGGTATTTCTCTCAGAGACCTTCCTAATATAATAATCTCTCTTGTTAATCTAAATAGGGCTGTAATAAAAATACCAAAGTTTGTTGTGCAGAAAAAGACTAGGTACGTGGAAGCAAGAAGCAACAGAATGAAACAAGCACTCAAAAGTGCATTAGAACGCAGTCTCTTCAAGCTAATTATTACATATGACATTTATTTGAGGGAGATAAAGCTGCCAGTTGATATCTTCCAAGAGCTGCAGAATTTTAGGAATCAGCTGGAAGGTTAAATAATGCAAAGTACTTGCCACAAGATTTTTCTTGAAAGTATGTTTTTGTGAGCTTTACATCAAGAAAATTTTGCTCAAAATGAAATTAAGTCTGAATACAATTTATTGAACATCTAAATGTTGTCTCTTTCCAATATGTTATGTATATTTTTACTTATGAtgttgaatgtgtgtgtttgtagtGATTAAATGCTACAactattttgtatgttttataagGTCATTGTtgcaattttaaataaaatgtgattttttttttccttatagtGTTGGTTATGATACTGTTTATAAAACTAATGAAAATTGCATTTTAgtgtaaatttatttttactgtGGTGAACTTATCTTTTTTGCCATACCTGTTGTACTAAATAGTATGCTGCCTAGGATTTGCTACTGTAAAAATGAACTAGCTGTTGAGCCCACACAGGTTGGTGTTTGTTTCTGACAATGCTGGTACTGGCATTTCTGAAGCCTCTGAATGTATGGTAGTATATACTGTATATGTTTGTTTATtagcctatttatttatttattttgtttgattttttttttttaagattgtaAGAATAAGAAATTTTTAGTCGGAACAGATCAGAATAGCGGTATATTCATACTATTTTGAAAGAAATACATATTTTACCAGTCTGAAGATTACTGTTATTAATAAAAAATCATACTCTTTAGATAAGTAGGACGACATGTTTTTCAATGGCACCATTACAACTATGTGAGAGAATTTTGGAAAGTGGCATGAATatatttttataaaagttttcattttAAAGCCATCTTGTCTTAAATTTGTATCACCGAACTCCATTGTTTGTGTTATAATGGTTCATCGTTAATTTCCTCTTTTGTATTTATATTCAGTCAAGCGAAAGCTTCAGAATTCTGTAGATAATAGTTATTTAACCATTGTGTCGCACAGCTTGCAATGTCAAGCATACATATTTCATAGGCAGCATTGATGGCAGAGGGAATGATAGTCACATAAAGCACATCTGCAGTCAGTAAATAATTTGAAAGGGAAGGTAATGACTCACTGAAGAGTGGGGCATAGTCAACAGACATAAATGATGCAGACGGCACACACGCACTTTtttggaaggggggaggggctCTGGCTCGAAAAAGGATTCTTCCGAAAGCTAGCTggttttcagtcttgtttacatGAGTGTTAAGACTTGATGCTTCCACTGTT
This window contains:
- the LOC124795022 gene encoding nucleoporin NDC1, with the translated sequence MNEGKKICSRRILSAVTWTIIFEILLACAFLAVIHFDFWSPLTWMVDAVTVLVSPKTWVFFIPVMTCTVSFGYLHGSEFANVTPYTPNRISCIQRTLTLHNGCLALSLLLLSTFSSFFYLSVVNERSPSTTGTGGSSVVEENLYLIVGSVFVGVYIFLTECILRANALQYPVVQQLRLIQIKEEFLNLLKQSIIRSISPVVMFAVLYFIFGSALRNCISNLLSLKIAGNASFNVMAVFYFYGLTFFYVFAVTAGKYLLNLHLTERYVFPIVINESNTDKIKLADAMALQQLPLIQNLAYLDLKLLAEKDLLRRQQLYILSQPGGHPYNWNGVISECIKLIKSYTEFINLACMEMSGEKCGGVSSQKRETPQPTLPKANSVSMRNLSLVSLNESVQESVSPLGSNISFSDAIKSYWTQIVDYICKNTVISYFCGVLPDSRLHWTLSQAYPVIWAAQGLAFITTASFKEDDYGISLRDLPNIIISLVNLNRAVIKIPKFVVQKKTRYVEARSNRMKQALKSALERSLFKLIITYDIYLREIKLPVDIFQELQNFRNQLEG